One window of the Clostridium sp. MB40-C1 genome contains the following:
- a CDS encoding tyrosine-type recombinase/integrase, translating to MEREMEGFKRELIHQRKDNKTIKSYIRDVELFLQYIDNKALSDINYFDIENYKAFLLQQGYKVTSINRKMVAVNRFITYCGYKVEVRQEKVHMQNFLDNTLTTDEVQAMVDKAEELGDYRAKALILTLYYTGMRISECLSITINNINKDYITILGKGKKFRNVLLPKKLKSVWNEYMNYRIDKSNKLFTGQKGAITRQCADLIIKKYAKLAGVDVKKAHMHNLRHVFCKNLADNNVSIDVIAELAGHNSLDTSRIYTRKTKQELLNIIENL from the coding sequence ATGGAGAGAGAAATGGAAGGTTTCAAAAGAGAATTAATTCATCAGCGTAAAGATAATAAAACTATTAAAAGCTATATTAGGGATGTGGAGTTGTTTTTACAGTATATTGATAATAAAGCATTATCAGATATAAATTATTTTGATATAGAAAATTATAAAGCATTTTTACTGCAGCAAGGATACAAAGTTACATCTATTAATAGGAAAATGGTTGCTGTTAATAGATTTATTACATATTGTGGATATAAGGTTGAAGTTAGACAAGAAAAAGTACATATGCAAAACTTTCTAGATAATACACTAACTACTGATGAAGTGCAAGCAATGGTAGATAAGGCAGAAGAACTAGGAGATTATAGGGCAAAAGCATTGATATTAACCTTATATTATACAGGAATGAGGATTTCTGAATGCCTTTCTATCACGATAAATAATATAAATAAAGATTATATAACAATTTTAGGGAAAGGTAAAAAATTTAGAAATGTATTATTACCTAAAAAATTAAAAAGCGTGTGGAATGAATATATGAATTATAGGATAGATAAAAGTAATAAGTTATTTACAGGGCAAAAAGGAGCTATAACAAGACAATGCGCTGACTTAATTATAAAAAAATATGCTAAGCTAGCTGGAGTAGATGTAAAAAAAGCACATATGCATAATTTGCGTCATGTATTTTGTAAAAATTTAGCTGACAATAATGTATCAATAGATGTCATTGCTGAATTGGCTGGACATAACAGTTT
- a CDS encoding DUF4177 domain-containing protein, translating into MYSEVVNVYEYKYVKATLGGFFVEAAHHETINKYAKEGWRLVQVLPMYYNSHGKPTDYEIIFERKIEE; encoded by the coding sequence ATGTATAGTGAGGTGGTAAATGTGTATGAGTATAAATATGTTAAAGCAACTTTAGGTGGTTTCTTTGTTGAGGCAGCTCATCATGAAACAATAAATAAATATGCTAAAGAAGGCTGGAGATTAGTACAAGTATTACCTATGTATTATAATTCCCATGGAAAACCTACTGATTATGAAATTATATTTGAACGTAAAATTGAAGAGTAA